From a single Aureimonas sp. AU20 genomic region:
- a CDS encoding FAD-dependent oxidoreductase, with translation MIEDRYDVVIIGSGPGGGTMAWKLAQTGKRILLVERGDYLKRERANWDTNEVFAKGRYQVDETWASSDGATFKPGLHYFVGGNSKVYGAVLLRLRVEDFSAVRHPGGVAPEWPVKYDEFEPYYQAAEELFEVRGARGEDPTEPPAPKPYKHAAIRHEPRIQKLSDDWAREGLHPFHLPMGALLDQDETGAATPHSPLLRCDPFDGYPSLTNGKSDAQIICVDPALAAHPNLTLLKNAYVERLTTDASGGSITGVETIVEGRRHTIRGDIVVVACGALSSALLLLRSPSDRHPDGLANRSGLVGRNYMRHNNATVLAISRDPNPTEFQKTLGLNDFYHAHAKSPLNPFEFPLGHIQMVGKSDGTQVEVEGLPPFLHWLPEKPFDWIARHSIDFWLTSEDLPLLENRVHYRNGQVHLDLTESNMDGHRQLREMLRRICDKADIHPHLMDRTLYLGKDTPIGGTAHQAGTLRFGEDPATAVLDRDCRAHGIDNLYVTDASFFPSIGAVNPTLTIIANALRVADTVATRLGARAPAVSSPEVSS, from the coding sequence ATGATCGAAGATCGCTATGACGTCGTCATCATCGGCTCCGGGCCTGGGGGCGGGACGATGGCCTGGAAGCTGGCTCAGACCGGCAAGCGCATCCTGCTCGTGGAGCGCGGCGACTATCTCAAGCGCGAGCGCGCGAACTGGGACACGAACGAGGTCTTCGCCAAGGGCCGCTATCAGGTGGACGAGACCTGGGCCTCGTCGGACGGGGCGACGTTCAAGCCGGGCCTTCACTACTTCGTCGGCGGCAATTCCAAGGTCTATGGCGCCGTGCTTCTGCGGCTGCGGGTCGAGGATTTCAGTGCCGTGCGCCATCCCGGCGGCGTCGCGCCGGAATGGCCGGTGAAATACGACGAGTTCGAACCCTATTATCAGGCGGCCGAGGAGCTGTTCGAAGTGCGCGGCGCGCGGGGCGAGGACCCGACCGAGCCGCCCGCCCCCAAACCCTACAAGCACGCCGCGATCCGTCACGAGCCGCGCATTCAGAAACTCTCCGACGACTGGGCGCGGGAGGGGTTGCATCCGTTTCACCTGCCGATGGGCGCACTTCTCGACCAGGACGAGACGGGGGCCGCGACGCCGCATTCGCCCCTCTTGCGCTGCGACCCGTTCGACGGCTATCCCAGCCTGACCAACGGCAAGTCGGATGCCCAGATCATCTGCGTCGATCCCGCGCTTGCCGCGCATCCCAACCTGACGCTGCTGAAGAACGCTTATGTCGAGCGTCTGACGACCGACGCCTCGGGCGGCTCCATCACCGGGGTCGAGACGATCGTAGAGGGGCGCCGGCACACGATCCGGGGCGACATCGTGGTGGTGGCCTGCGGCGCGTTATCCTCGGCGCTGCTGCTCCTGCGCTCGCCAAGCGACCGGCATCCCGATGGGCTCGCCAACCGCTCGGGGCTGGTCGGTCGCAACTACATGCGCCACAACAACGCGACGGTTCTCGCCATATCGCGCGATCCCAACCCGACCGAGTTCCAGAAGACCTTGGGCCTCAACGACTTCTACCACGCCCATGCGAAGTCGCCGCTCAACCCGTTCGAGTTTCCGCTCGGCCATATCCAGATGGTCGGCAAGTCGGACGGCACGCAGGTCGAGGTGGAGGGGCTGCCGCCGTTCCTCCATTGGCTGCCCGAAAAGCCTTTCGACTGGATCGCCCGGCATTCCATCGATTTCTGGCTGACTTCGGAAGACCTGCCGCTCCTGGAGAACCGCGTCCATTACCGCAACGGGCAGGTCCATCTCGACCTCACCGAAAGCAACATGGACGGCCACCGCCAGCTTCGCGAGATGCTGCGCCGGATTTGCGATAAGGCCGATATCCATCCGCATCTGATGGACCGCACGCTCTATCTCGGCAAGGACACGCCGATCGGCGGCACGGCGCACCAGGCGGGCACGCTGCGCTTCGGCGAGGACCCGGCGACGGCCGTGCTCGACCGCGACTGCCGCGCCCATGGGATCGACAATCTCTATGTCACCGACGCCAGCTTCTTTCCCTCGATCGGCGCGGTGAATCCGACCCTCACCATCATTGCCAACGCGCTGCGCGTCGCCGACACTGTCGCCACCCGCCTCGGCGCCCGTGCTCCCGCCGTTTCATCCCCTGAGGTCTCGTCATGA
- the zwf gene encoding glucose-6-phosphate dehydrogenase codes for MTPSPTARAAAPPCTLVIFGAAGDLTKRLLVPSLYDLAAAGLLDGSMRVLGVDRADLTDASWAEGITRSLHELAADPGAEFNAGTIRDEVWNPLRARLSYLKGDITEASTFEALRAHVSGNAVFYCAVSSRFFAPIAEGLGRVGLLEEGEGAFRRLVVEKPFGSDLASARALDAELLSVAGESQIYRIDHFLGKETVQAILALRFANRIFEPIWSAEHIDHVEITAAETLGVEGRGHFYEQAGALRDMVPNHLFQLLSMLAMEPPESFAEKPVRDAKAKLLAAVRPVQPGDAVRGQYGAGVLNGEPRAAYRAEPDVAPNSETETYAALKLTIDAPRWEGVPFYLRSGKRMTAHRTEIVVTFKPASHALFAEADGAAPAPNRLVIQIDGEKGLCTELQTKRPGPGQTLAPVAEVYRHDDFFQRTPNVGYEMLLHACMSGDATLFQRADSIESAWAVVEPLIEAWAKGGPEPYPAGSDGPAGADALLARDGRRWTKLGDDPDARVDGPAAEPAA; via the coding sequence ATGACGCCGTCCCCCACCGCCCGCGCGGCCGCGCCGCCCTGCACGCTGGTCATCTTCGGCGCGGCGGGCGATCTGACCAAGCGCCTGCTCGTGCCCTCGCTCTATGATCTCGCCGCCGCCGGGCTCTTGGACGGCTCGATGCGCGTCCTCGGCGTCGACCGGGCCGATCTCACCGACGCGAGCTGGGCCGAGGGCATCACCCGGTCGCTGCACGAGCTCGCGGCCGATCCGGGCGCGGAATTCAACGCCGGCACGATCCGCGACGAGGTCTGGAACCCGCTGCGCGCGCGCCTGTCCTATCTCAAGGGCGACATCACTGAGGCCTCGACGTTCGAAGCGCTGCGCGCCCATGTCTCGGGCAATGCCGTCTTCTATTGCGCGGTCTCCTCGCGCTTCTTCGCGCCCATCGCCGAAGGGCTCGGTCGTGTAGGGTTGCTCGAAGAGGGGGAGGGGGCGTTCCGACGTCTCGTGGTGGAGAAGCCCTTCGGCAGCGATCTCGCCTCCGCCCGCGCCCTCGACGCGGAGCTTCTGTCGGTGGCCGGGGAGAGCCAGATCTATCGGATCGACCATTTCCTCGGCAAGGAAACGGTGCAGGCGATCCTGGCGCTGCGCTTCGCCAACCGGATCTTCGAGCCCATCTGGTCGGCCGAGCATATCGACCATGTCGAGATCACCGCGGCGGAGACGCTGGGCGTCGAGGGGCGCGGGCATTTCTACGAGCAGGCGGGCGCGCTCCGCGACATGGTGCCGAACCATCTCTTCCAGCTTCTTTCGATGCTCGCCATGGAGCCGCCCGAGAGTTTCGCCGAGAAGCCGGTGCGCGACGCCAAGGCGAAGCTTCTGGCCGCCGTGCGGCCCGTGCAGCCGGGTGATGCCGTGCGCGGCCAGTACGGCGCAGGCGTCCTGAACGGCGAGCCGCGCGCCGCCTACCGCGCCGAGCCGGATGTCGCCCCGAACAGCGAGACCGAGACCTATGCCGCGCTGAAGCTGACGATCGACGCGCCGCGCTGGGAGGGTGTGCCCTTCTACCTGCGCTCGGGCAAGCGCATGACGGCGCACCGCACCGAGATCGTCGTCACCTTCAAGCCCGCCTCGCATGCGCTGTTTGCCGAGGCCGACGGCGCCGCGCCCGCGCCCAACCGCCTCGTCATCCAGATCGACGGCGAAAAGGGCCTGTGCACCGAACTGCAGACCAAGCGCCCTGGCCCCGGGCAGACGCTGGCGCCGGTGGCGGAAGTCTATCGCCACGACGACTTCTTCCAACGCACGCCCAATGTCGGCTACGAGATGCTTCTTCATGCCTGCATGAGCGGCGACGCCACGCTGTTTCAGCGCGCGGATTCGATCGAGTCCGCCTGGGCCGTGGTCGAGCCCCTGATCGAGGCCTGGGCCAAGGGCGGCCCGGAGCCCTATCCCGCCGGCTCGGACGGGCCGGCGGGCGCGGACGCGCTTCTTGCGCGCGACGGCAGGCGCTGGACCAAGCTCGGAGACGATCCCGACGCGCGCGTCGACGGCCCGGCGGCGGAGCCCGCCGCTTGA
- a CDS encoding MGH1-like glycoside hydrolase domain-containing protein, producing MSPPSPLFDTIEGRRLREADAAGWRQWGPYLAERQWGTVREDYSADGDAWSYLPHDHARSRAYRWGEDGIAGFCDAHQHWCLSLALWNGRDPILKERLFGLTNAEGNHGEDVKEVWWYLDATPTHSYQRMLYRYPQGAFPYADLLAENARRKGTDAPEYEISDTGIFAERRYFDVEISYAKRGADDILMRVSVLNRGPDAAPLHVLPQLVARNVWSWGDPGEKPLLRGEADGSVSAAHPGFAPRRFSALQPARLLFCENETNGRRLYGEGPDGAFKDAIGDHVLGARAAALPDSGTKCAVLSEHRIEPGEQLVLRYHWCPEGAPPLGVAGFDALFTARLAEADEFYAVLQKDITDPDARLVQRQALSGLLWSKQVYHYDVKRWLDGDPGEPTPPASRLSGRNADWTHLANADVVLMPDKWEYPWYASWDLAFHTITAALVDPALAKAQLLLLTREWYMHPSGQLPAYEWAFGDANPPIHAFAALRVYRMDEALTGVADRPFLERIFHKLMINFTWWVNRKDEAGRSLFQGGFLGLDNIGVFDRSAPIPGGGFVEQSDGTAWMAMYALNLMRMALELARENPVYEDVATKFFEHFLTIASAMTHVGGSEAEKGACGQGLWNEEDSFFYDALVLPDGRETTLRVRSLVGLIPLCAVEVLDADIARRHPDFAERLGWMLRHRPDLTREVSRFAEPGKDERLLLSLLRRQRMTALLARMLDENEFLSPHGLRSLSKAHAAHPFALDLDGARYEVRYEPGTSAAAIFGGNSNWRGPVWMPLNFMLIEALLEFERFYGESFQVECPAGSGHLMGLREISDEIARRLCALFLKDATGQRPGMAGPDPDPNNADRVTFNEFFHGDTGLGLGASHQTGWTALVALLLQPRQVVRGQALPVSTP from the coding sequence TTGAGCCCGCCATCGCCGCTCTTCGACACGATCGAGGGTCGGCGCCTGCGCGAGGCGGACGCCGCCGGCTGGCGCCAATGGGGCCCCTATCTCGCCGAGCGGCAATGGGGAACCGTGCGCGAGGACTACAGCGCCGACGGCGACGCCTGGAGCTATCTGCCGCACGACCACGCCCGGTCGCGCGCCTATCGCTGGGGCGAGGACGGCATCGCCGGCTTCTGCGACGCGCACCAGCATTGGTGCCTGTCGCTCGCGCTCTGGAACGGGCGCGACCCCATCCTCAAGGAGCGCCTGTTCGGCCTCACCAACGCGGAGGGCAACCACGGCGAGGACGTGAAGGAGGTCTGGTGGTATCTCGACGCCACCCCGACCCATTCCTACCAGCGGATGCTCTACCGCTACCCGCAAGGCGCCTTCCCCTATGCCGATCTTCTGGCCGAGAACGCGCGGCGCAAGGGAACGGACGCGCCGGAATACGAGATATCCGACACCGGCATCTTCGCCGAGCGGCGCTACTTCGACGTCGAGATCAGCTATGCCAAGCGTGGGGCTGACGACATCCTGATGCGCGTCAGCGTGCTCAATCGCGGGCCGGACGCGGCCCCGCTCCACGTTCTGCCGCAGCTTGTGGCGCGCAATGTCTGGAGCTGGGGCGATCCCGGCGAAAAGCCCCTGCTCCGGGGCGAGGCGGACGGCTCCGTCTCCGCCGCGCATCCCGGCTTCGCGCCCCGGCGCTTCTCTGCGCTGCAGCCGGCGCGCCTCCTGTTCTGCGAGAACGAGACGAACGGGCGTAGGCTTTACGGCGAGGGGCCGGACGGCGCCTTCAAGGACGCGATCGGCGACCATGTGCTTGGCGCCCGCGCGGCCGCGCTGCCGGACAGCGGCACCAAATGCGCGGTTCTGTCGGAGCACAGGATTGAGCCCGGCGAGCAGCTCGTGCTGCGCTATCACTGGTGCCCGGAGGGTGCGCCGCCGCTGGGCGTCGCCGGCTTCGACGCGCTCTTCACCGCTCGTCTGGCGGAGGCCGACGAGTTCTACGCCGTGCTCCAGAAGGACATCACGGACCCCGACGCGCGGCTGGTGCAGCGTCAGGCGCTGAGCGGTCTCCTCTGGTCCAAGCAGGTCTACCATTACGACGTGAAGCGCTGGCTGGACGGCGATCCCGGTGAGCCGACGCCGCCGGCCTCCCGCCTGTCCGGGCGCAATGCCGACTGGACGCATCTCGCCAATGCCGACGTCGTCCTGATGCCCGACAAGTGGGAATATCCCTGGTACGCCTCGTGGGACCTCGCCTTTCACACTATTACCGCCGCGCTGGTCGACCCCGCGCTCGCCAAGGCGCAGCTCCTGCTCCTGACGCGCGAATGGTACATGCATCCGAGCGGCCAGCTGCCGGCCTACGAATGGGCGTTCGGGGATGCCAACCCGCCGATCCACGCCTTCGCCGCGCTTCGCGTCTACCGCATGGACGAGGCGCTGACGGGCGTGGCCGACCGGCCCTTCCTAGAGCGTATCTTCCACAAGCTGATGATCAACTTCACCTGGTGGGTGAACCGCAAGGACGAGGCGGGGCGCAGCCTTTTCCAGGGCGGGTTTCTCGGGCTCGACAATATCGGCGTCTTTGACCGCTCCGCGCCGATCCCCGGCGGCGGCTTCGTCGAGCAGTCCGACGGCACGGCCTGGATGGCCATGTATGCGCTCAACCTCATGCGCATGGCGCTGGAACTGGCGCGCGAGAATCCCGTCTATGAGGATGTCGCGACGAAGTTCTTCGAGCATTTCCTCACCATCGCCTCCGCCATGACCCATGTCGGCGGCAGCGAGGCGGAGAAGGGGGCCTGCGGGCAGGGCCTCTGGAACGAGGAGGACAGCTTCTTCTACGACGCGCTGGTCCTGCCGGACGGCCGCGAGACGACGCTTCGCGTACGCTCGCTGGTCGGGCTCATCCCGCTCTGCGCGGTGGAGGTGCTGGACGCCGACATCGCCCGTCGCCATCCCGACTTTGCCGAGCGGCTCGGCTGGATGCTGCGGCACCGACCCGACCTGACGCGCGAGGTCTCGCGCTTCGCCGAGCCCGGGAAGGACGAGCGGCTGCTTCTTTCGCTCCTGCGCCGGCAGCGGATGACGGCGCTGCTCGCCCGCATGCTGGACGAGAACGAGTTCCTTTCGCCGCACGGCCTGCGCTCGCTGTCCAAGGCGCACGCGGCGCACCCTTTCGCGCTCGATCTGGACGGCGCGCGCTACGAGGTCCGCTACGAGCCGGGCACGTCGGCGGCTGCCATTTTCGGCGGCAATTCCAACTGGCGCGGGCCGGTCTGGATGCCGCTCAACTTCATGCTGATCGAGGCGCTGCTGGAGTTCGAGCGCTTCTACGGCGAGTCCTTTCAGGTCGAATGTCCGGCCGGGTCCGGGCACCTGATGGGGCTTCGGGAAATCAGCGACGAGATCGCGCGCCGCCTTTGCGCGCTGTTCCTGAAGGACGCGACTGGCCAGCGCCCCGGCATGGCAGGGCCCGACCCCGACCCGAATAATGCCGACCGCGTCACCTTCAACGAGTTCTTCCACGGCGATACCGGCCTCGGCCTCGGCGCCTCGCATCAGACCGGCTGGACGGCTCTGGTCGCCCTGCTGCTCCAACCGCGCCAGGTCGTGCGCGGTCAGGCCCTGCCGGTGTCGACGCCATGA
- a CDS encoding DedA family protein, translating into MTIESLVAQFGLPAIFLGAGFEGETVAILAGVIAHAGTLELWQVMLAVGLGSFAADQIFFSCGRFFRETRFVRRVSAKPFFARALAEFEKRPVLFTFGFRFVYGFRTVSPIAIGTTRLPALRFLAINAAAATVWALVFVSAGYWFGHGIETIFGHLKTHHRLLVGVAVALVAVCALAVWTRLRWASGGSPP; encoded by the coding sequence ATGACGATCGAAAGCCTCGTCGCGCAGTTCGGGCTTCCCGCGATCTTTCTCGGCGCCGGCTTCGAGGGGGAGACGGTCGCCATCCTCGCCGGGGTGATCGCCCATGCCGGGACGCTCGAGCTCTGGCAGGTCATGCTCGCGGTGGGTCTCGGCTCGTTCGCGGCCGATCAGATCTTCTTCTCCTGCGGGCGCTTCTTTCGCGAAACGCGCTTCGTGCGGCGCGTCAGCGCCAAGCCGTTCTTCGCACGGGCGCTGGCGGAGTTCGAGAAGCGGCCCGTGCTCTTCACCTTCGGCTTTCGCTTCGTCTACGGGTTTCGAACCGTCAGCCCGATCGCGATCGGAACGACGCGGCTTCCCGCGCTCCGCTTCCTCGCCATCAACGCGGCGGCGGCCACGGTCTGGGCGCTGGTCTTCGTGTCCGCCGGCTATTGGTTCGGCCACGGCATCGAGACGATCTTCGGCCATCTGAAGACGCATCACCGCCTTCTCGTCGGCGTCGCGGTGGCGCTCGTTGCGGTCTGCGCGCTCGCGGTCTGGACGCGGCTTCGATGGGCCTCCGGCGGTTCGCCTCCCTGA
- a CDS encoding chloride channel protein, translated as MPNLAGTRSRIRRVPMLRRSRAVWMSKRVWRPRLVFWLGALAVGLVSVAFAEMADWAQRMFEAMASHLGPAALLVVPPAGFALSSYLALRFFPNSGGSGIPQAIAARHLESDADRGLLLSLRTALGKIFLTLLGLLSGASIGREGPTVQVGAAIMLATGRLGGMAHARGLILAGSAAGIAAAFNTPLAGIVFAIEEMGRAYEARTNGLVLSAVVLAGLASLALTGNYTYFGRTDADVVTASGWFLVVACGVLGGAFGAMFSGGALAIMRRVRRWTKGAPARIVAVAALCGLVVALAGLLSGGTTYGTGYEQARSAIEGTALSPFFFLAKFVAGLASMVSGIPGGIFAPSLAVGAGLGSTIGLAFGLGSSLAATLGMAGYFAGVVQAPMTAFVIILEMTGNAGNVVPVMLASLLGFGTARLVSGAPLYHSLSRNFVADILRHRRLMEQKGSAEPKG; from the coding sequence ATGCCGAACCTCGCCGGAACCCGATCCAGAATCCGCCGCGTGCCGATGCTCCGCCGATCCCGCGCGGTCTGGATGTCGAAGCGCGTCTGGCGCCCGCGCCTCGTGTTCTGGCTGGGCGCGCTGGCGGTGGGGCTGGTCAGCGTGGCCTTCGCGGAGATGGCGGACTGGGCGCAGCGGATGTTCGAGGCGATGGCCAGCCATCTCGGCCCGGCCGCCCTGCTGGTCGTGCCTCCCGCCGGCTTCGCGCTGTCGAGCTATCTCGCCCTGCGCTTCTTTCCCAATTCGGGCGGCAGCGGCATTCCCCAGGCCATCGCCGCGCGGCATCTGGAAAGCGACGCGGACCGGGGGCTTCTCCTGTCGCTGCGCACGGCGCTCGGCAAGATCTTTCTCACCCTGCTCGGCCTCCTGTCCGGCGCCTCGATCGGGCGCGAGGGGCCGACCGTGCAGGTCGGCGCGGCGATCATGCTGGCGACGGGGCGTCTGGGCGGCATGGCGCACGCGCGCGGCCTCATCCTGGCCGGGTCGGCCGCCGGCATCGCGGCGGCCTTCAACACGCCGCTCGCCGGCATCGTCTTCGCCATCGAGGAGATGGGTCGGGCCTACGAGGCGCGCACCAACGGCCTCGTGCTCTCGGCGGTGGTCCTGGCGGGCCTCGCCTCGCTGGCGCTGACCGGCAACTACACCTATTTCGGCCGCACCGACGCGGATGTGGTGACGGCGAGCGGCTGGTTCCTGGTGGTCGCCTGCGGCGTTCTCGGCGGCGCGTTCGGCGCCATGTTCAGCGGCGGCGCGCTGGCGATCATGCGGCGGGTCCGGCGCTGGACCAAGGGCGCGCCCGCCCGGATCGTCGCTGTGGCTGCCCTGTGCGGCCTCGTCGTGGCACTCGCGGGACTTCTCTCGGGCGGAACGACCTATGGCACCGGCTACGAGCAGGCCCGCTCGGCGATCGAGGGCACGGCGCTGTCGCCCTTCTTCTTCCTCGCCAAGTTCGTGGCGGGGCTCGCCTCGATGGTGTCGGGCATTCCCGGCGGCATCTTCGCGCCCTCGCTGGCGGTGGGGGCGGGCCTCGGCTCGACGATTGGCCTCGCCTTCGGCCTCGGGTCCAGCCTCGCCGCGACGCTCGGCATGGCCGGATATTTCGCGGGCGTCGTTCAGGCGCCGATGACGGCCTTCGTCATCATCCTGGAAATGACCGGCAATGCCGGCAATGTCGTGCCGGTGATGCTGGCCTCGCTTCTCGGCTTCGGCACCGCGCGCCTCGTCTCCGGCGCGCCGCTCTACCACAGCCTGTCGCGTAACTTCGTCGCCGACATCCTGCGCCACCGGCGCCTGATGGAGCAGAAGGGGAGCGCCGAGCCCAAGGGCTGA
- a CDS encoding HAMP domain-containing methyl-accepting chemotaxis protein, which produces MRLSIKLKLSVAFASVLGMMGAAGYYGILSLQSSNENMQTFIDRPYAQTKRIEDAAKNMHSLGRNMNRFLAITNDAEIADLRSKIDQGVVEEIQALADYKSGLGGETPAALEVADSVIANLKTWQVMIDKIMDIAQVNSMTRANELYAREAVPLINEITGDFTDTIGKIDGNPSVSSELRSALIAVRFSLPQMMYNLMAALSEQDDARLQVAKQSLDTQIDAFDKAFASYVEKAKTSPLSAAAIEQSGNWEHLKPVIQKIAAYGTANDAEHANALFMAEARPLMYVIFGQLDKLIAEETTFAQTLAKNTETEFTATRETMIVLVALALLMGIGAAIWLARSISGGLNLAKHHARKIGDGDISEKIEVKHDDEIGDLLTTMCQMRGKLNETIVAIRESSAQVSSGSAQSAATAEQLSSGATQQAAASEQASAAIEQMSANVRQNADNAGTTEKIAAQASVNAEKSGAAVGASVVAMRTIAEKITVIQEIARQTDLLALNAAIEAARAGSHGKGFAVVASEVRKLAERSQIAAQEIGQLSTQTLLTSEEAGEMLDALVPDIRRTAELVTEISAACREQSIGIDQINQAIQQLDQVTQSNAGAANEMAATASQLSAEAGRLEESAGHFKLEAAAAAKVAKADRAANVAELRAKVQAFGATYAKPKTAPVSHAPTASNAPAASSNGFDMTLDDTSDFERLSA; this is translated from the coding sequence TTGCGCCTGTCCATCAAGCTGAAGCTCAGTGTAGCATTCGCCAGCGTCCTGGGGATGATGGGGGCGGCTGGATACTACGGTATTCTGAGCCTTCAGTCTTCCAACGAGAATATGCAGACGTTCATCGACCGTCCCTATGCACAGACCAAGCGCATAGAAGACGCCGCGAAGAATATGCACAGCCTGGGTCGAAATATGAATCGCTTTCTGGCGATCACAAACGATGCGGAGATCGCGGATCTTCGATCGAAGATCGACCAGGGCGTTGTCGAAGAAATCCAAGCTTTGGCCGACTACAAGTCCGGTTTGGGCGGTGAGACGCCCGCAGCGTTGGAAGTCGCCGATTCTGTCATCGCCAATCTCAAGACTTGGCAGGTCATGATCGACAAGATCATGGACATTGCACAGGTCAACTCCATGACGCGCGCCAACGAACTTTACGCTCGCGAGGCCGTGCCGTTAATCAACGAGATCACCGGCGATTTCACGGACACGATCGGCAAGATCGACGGCAACCCGAGTGTCTCGAGCGAATTGCGAAGCGCGCTGATCGCGGTCCGTTTCTCCCTTCCGCAGATGATGTACAACTTGATGGCGGCCTTGTCCGAGCAGGACGATGCACGCCTGCAGGTCGCAAAACAGTCGCTGGACACTCAGATCGACGCTTTCGACAAGGCGTTCGCGTCCTATGTGGAGAAGGCGAAAACCTCCCCCTTGTCGGCCGCGGCCATCGAGCAGAGTGGCAATTGGGAGCACCTGAAGCCTGTCATTCAGAAGATCGCCGCCTATGGGACCGCGAACGACGCCGAGCACGCCAACGCTCTGTTCATGGCGGAAGCGCGCCCGCTCATGTATGTCATATTCGGCCAGCTCGATAAGCTGATCGCGGAAGAAACGACCTTTGCCCAGACCCTGGCGAAGAACACCGAGACCGAGTTCACGGCAACCCGCGAGACGATGATCGTGCTGGTCGCGCTCGCCCTCCTGATGGGCATCGGCGCCGCCATCTGGCTGGCGCGGTCGATCTCGGGCGGCCTCAACCTCGCCAAGCATCACGCCCGCAAGATCGGCGACGGCGACATTTCCGAGAAGATCGAGGTCAAGCACGACGACGAGATCGGCGATCTCCTCACCACCATGTGCCAGATGCGCGGCAAGCTGAACGAGACCATCGTCGCGATCCGCGAATCCTCCGCCCAGGTCTCCTCCGGCTCGGCCCAGTCCGCCGCCACCGCCGAGCAGCTTTCCTCCGGCGCCACGCAGCAGGCCGCCGCCTCCGAGCAGGCCTCGGCCGCGATCGAGCAGATGTCGGCCAACGTGCGCCAGAACGCCGACAATGCCGGCACCACGGAGAAGATCGCAGCCCAGGCCTCGGTGAACGCCGAGAAGTCGGGCGCGGCCGTCGGCGCCTCGGTGGTCGCCATGCGCACCATCGCCGAGAAGATCACCGTGATCCAGGAGATCGCCCGCCAGACCGACCTTCTGGCGCTCAACGCCGCCATTGAGGCGGCCCGCGCCGGCAGCCATGGCAAGGGCTTCGCGGTGGTCGCCTCGGAGGTGCGCAAGCTCGCCGAGCGCTCCCAGATCGCCGCGCAGGAAATCGGGCAATTGTCGACGCAGACGCTTCTGACCTCGGAAGAGGCGGGGGAGATGCTGGACGCGCTGGTGCCCGACATCCGTCGCACGGCGGAACTGGTGACCGAGATTTCGGCGGCGTGCCGGGAGCAGTCGATCGGCATCGACCAGATCAACCAGGCGATCCAGCAGCTCGATCAGGTGACCCAGTCCAACGCCGGAGCGGCCAACGAGATGGCGGCGACGGCGAGCCAATTGTCCGCCGAGGCAGGGCGCCTGGAAGAAAGTGCGGGCCATTTCAAGCTGGAGGCGGCCGCCGCAGCGAAGGTGGCCAAGGCCGATCGGGCCGCCAACGTCGCCGAGCTGCGCGCCAAGGTGCAGGCCTTCGGCGCCACCTACGCCAAGCCGAAGACGGCGCCGGTCTCGCACGCGCCGACCGCATCAAACGCCCCTGCCGCTTCGTCCAATGGCTTCGACATGACGCTCGACGACACCAGCGACTTCGAGCGCCTGAGCGCCTGA
- a CDS encoding LysR family transcriptional regulator translates to MNINCEILDLRAFQLVVEFESFHRAAEALHMSQSALSRRIQKLEASIGAPLLERTTRHVAATATGQELLPLVRRMLEEFDASLFSLKDANSQRRGLITMACLPTAAFYFLPNVVRRFNEEFPHIRFRILDLTANDGLRAVARGEVEFGINLMGNSDPDLSFEALIDDPFVLAMRKNHPLAKKDVIRWPELEGHRLITVDRSSGNRALLDATLARANLRLNWFYEVTHLNTSLGLVEAGLGISVLPKLATPQGEHPFLVTRPIVDPVVTRTIGLVQRRSGRLSPASERFLEMLIKTWKQ, encoded by the coding sequence TTGAACATCAATTGTGAGATCCTGGACCTACGCGCGTTCCAGCTCGTGGTGGAGTTCGAGAGCTTCCACCGCGCGGCAGAGGCGCTGCACATGTCGCAATCGGCGCTCAGTCGCCGCATCCAGAAGCTGGAGGCTTCGATCGGAGCGCCGCTTCTGGAGCGCACCACGCGCCACGTCGCCGCGACGGCCACGGGACAGGAGCTTCTGCCGCTGGTGCGGCGCATGCTGGAGGAGTTCGACGCCTCGCTCTTCTCGCTGAAGGACGCCAACAGCCAGCGGCGCGGGCTGATCACGATGGCCTGTCTGCCGACGGCGGCGTTCTACTTCCTTCCCAATGTCGTGCGCCGGTTCAACGAGGAGTTTCCCCATATCCGGTTTCGGATTCTTGACCTGACGGCCAATGACGGATTGCGGGCGGTGGCGCGCGGCGAGGTCGAGTTCGGCATCAATCTCATGGGCAATTCCGACCCAGACCTCTCGTTCGAAGCCCTGATCGACGACCCGTTCGTTCTGGCGATGCGCAAGAATCATCCTCTTGCGAAGAAAGACGTGATCCGCTGGCCGGAGCTCGAGGGTCACCGCTTGATCACGGTGGACCGATCAAGCGGCAACCGGGCGCTTCTCGACGCGACGCTCGCCCGCGCCAACCTGCGGCTGAACTGGTTCTATGAGGTGACGCATCTCAACACCTCGCTGGGGCTGGTGGAGGCGGGCCTCGGAATCTCGGTTCTGCCCAAGCTCGCGACCCCGCAGGGGGAGCACCCGTTTCTCGTCACGCGGCCGATCGTCGATCCCGTCGTCACCCGCACGATCGGCCTGGTGCAGCGACGGAGCGGCCGCCTTTCGCCTGCCTCCGAACGCTTTCTCGAGATGCTGATCAAGACTTGGAAGCAGTAA